In one Lachnospiraceae bacterium GAM79 genomic region, the following are encoded:
- a CDS encoding TipAS antibiotic-recognition domain-containing protein: MRQTSEYKEFEEKTKNWTKDDEATVANEFMQLFVEFGQMKEMDPEDEQVQLQVRKLQDYITDHFYTCSDKILCGLGRMYAGGGELTENIDDVGGVGTAEFASKAIDIFYMSGR; this comes from the coding sequence ATAAGACAAACCTCTGAGTATAAGGAGTTTGAAGAGAAAACAAAGAACTGGACGAAAGACGATGAAGCTACTGTTGCAAATGAGTTTATGCAATTATTTGTTGAATTCGGACAAATGAAAGAAATGGACCCAGAAGATGAACAGGTGCAGTTGCAGGTAAGGAAACTTCAGGATTACATTACAGATCATTTTTATACATGTTCTGATAAGATTTTATGCGGTCTTGGAAGAATGTATGCCGGTGGAGGAGAACTTACGGAAAATATTGATGATGTTGGAGGAGTTGGCACAGCAGAGTTTGCAAGTAAAGCTATTGATATATTTTATATGAGCGGAAGGTAA
- a CDS encoding DUF6061 family protein, protein MRTIYAEYNINHDSIDVYTSAGYMLRINCWEAEKNLKTTYGSECALTSLAVDEPLEYARLYLDGNLQMWVDAEDSLEL, encoded by the coding sequence ATGAGAACAATTTATGCAGAATACAACATAAACCACGATAGTATTGATGTTTACACAAGTGCCGGATATATGCTTCGCATTAATTGTTGGGAAGCTGAAAAAAATTTAAAAACCACATATGGATCAGAATGTGCGCTTACTTCATTGGCTGTGGATGAGCCTTTGGAATATGCAAGATTATATCTTGATGGCAATTTACAGATGTGGGTGGATGCAGAAGATTCACTTGAATTATAG
- a CDS encoding response regulator transcription factor, producing MAQSILIVDDEKEIVSMLYCYFSKLGYTVYTATAGNAALKEVEKKPDIILLDVNMPDIDGFTVCERIRDYVSCPIIFLTARIEDSDKIKGFSIGADDYVIKPFSVDELEARIAAHLRREKRHNISSKVQFDEDMVIDYSSRIVFYHNKDMAFTKKEFDIISFLSQNKGIVFDRETIYEKVWGLDGIGDNTVVTEHIRRIRAKFLSLGDRPYIETVWGCGYRWKN from the coding sequence ATGGCGCAGAGTATTTTAATTGTAGACGATGAAAAAGAAATTGTATCAATGCTGTATTGCTATTTCAGCAAACTTGGATATACGGTATATACTGCAACAGCAGGAAATGCTGCATTAAAAGAAGTAGAAAAAAAACCTGACATTATTTTGTTAGATGTCAATATGCCAGATATAGATGGATTTACTGTTTGCGAAAGGATACGGGATTATGTTTCATGCCCTATAATTTTTTTAACAGCACGCATTGAAGATAGTGATAAAATAAAAGGATTTTCTATTGGCGCAGACGACTATGTAATAAAACCATTTTCTGTTGATGAATTAGAAGCTCGCATTGCAGCACATCTTCGCAGAGAAAAAAGACACAATATATCTTCAAAGGTGCAATTTGATGAAGATATGGTTATAGATTATTCCTCACGTATTGTGTTTTATCATAATAAGGATATGGCTTTTACCAAAAAGGAATTTGATATAATATCTTTCCTTTCGCAAAACAAAGGAATTGTTTTTGACCGGGAAACTATTTATGAAAAAGTTTGGGGATTAGACGGCATTGGTGATAATACAGTTGTTACAGAACATATCAGACGTATTAGGGCAAAATTTTTATCTTTAGGCGATAGACCTTACATTGAAACTGTTTGGGGGTGCGGATATAGATGGAAAAATTAA
- a CDS encoding HAMP domain-containing histidine kinase, with protein MEKLKRSRLFNRLNSMSIRMTFVLYALFSLLIGIIICILLISMVDRYRINLNYKYENLSTRYDIPENGSFTATYSNDQTKYTIFDTKGNEICKFNVDYQKERPVHEYVYPNHVSYIEVLPNFTNRDRLIDSALGSLNIAIIPIVLSISMICCVTFFYKKKLSKPIKLLTNAYHKIEANDLDFTLSYPLNDEMGKLCHAFEKMKDCLSKNNETMFRQFAEQRRLNAAFSHDLRTPLTLLKGHATMLLSFIPKGLVSQQEILDEISVMSKNISRLEKYVNAMTNLYRLEDIDIPRQQITFHSLIDNFNNTAEALCYDKHFSITTSGNNITLFINLDTVMQIYENLLSNSIRYAKSDIAISVVIENDNLVISVSDDGCGFKNIDIEKATLPFYKSSKDIATEHLGLGLNISKILSERHGGNIQIANNKAGGACVTVKINCNES; from the coding sequence ATGGAAAAATTAAAGAGAAGCAGATTGTTCAATCGGTTAAATAGCATGAGTATTAGAATGACCTTTGTTCTTTATGCTTTGTTTTCGTTGTTGATTGGAATAATTATTTGTATACTTTTAATTTCAATGGTTGACAGATACAGAATAAATTTAAACTATAAGTATGAAAATCTGTCAACGAGGTATGATATACCGGAAAATGGCTCATTTACCGCCACTTATAGTAATGACCAAACAAAATACACAATATTTGACACGAAAGGAAACGAGATATGCAAGTTCAATGTTGATTATCAAAAAGAACGCCCAGTACACGAATATGTCTATCCGAACCATGTTTCATATATCGAAGTTTTACCTAATTTTACAAACCGGGATAGGCTTATTGACAGTGCTTTAGGTTCATTAAATATTGCAATTATTCCTATCGTATTATCTATTAGTATGATATGTTGTGTAACATTTTTTTATAAAAAAAAATTATCGAAACCTATTAAGCTATTAACTAATGCGTATCATAAAATTGAAGCAAATGACTTAGATTTTACGTTATCATATCCATTAAATGATGAAATGGGGAAACTTTGTCATGCCTTTGAAAAAATGAAAGACTGTTTGTCGAAAAATAATGAAACTATGTTTCGACAATTTGCTGAACAGCGCCGTCTAAATGCTGCTTTTTCGCATGACTTACGCACTCCTTTGACTTTACTAAAGGGTCATGCTACTATGCTGCTTTCCTTTATTCCCAAAGGCTTAGTATCACAACAAGAAATATTAGATGAAATATCAGTAATGTCAAAAAATATTTCACGTCTTGAAAAATATGTAAATGCTATGACGAACTTATACAGGTTAGAGGATATTGATATTCCACGACAACAGATTACATTTCATTCACTTATTGATAATTTTAATAACACAGCAGAAGCACTTTGTTATGACAAACATTTTTCAATTACTACAAGCGGTAATAATATAACCTTGTTTATCAATTTAGATACAGTCATGCAGATTTATGAAAACTTACTCTCTAATAGTATTAGATACGCAAAAAGTGATATTGCTATTAGCGTAGTAATAGAGAATGATAATTTAGTTATATCTGTTTCAGACGATGGTTGCGGGTTTAAAAATATTGATATTGAAAAGGCGACATTACCATTTTATAAATCATCGAAAGATATAGCTACTGAACATTTGGGGTTAGGGCTGAATATTAGTAAGATTTTAAGTGAAAGACATGGCGGAAATATCCAAATTGCTAATAATAAAGCAGGGGGAGCATGTGTTACAGTGAAAATAAATTGCAATGAAAGTTGA
- a CDS encoding DUF6040 family protein: protein MQIEKEKLRSANVTIGECQDKIRCLTQQRDYARTHQKIVEIPVEKPVLYEKCEACDRTAYQNEKAKYETQKERLAGQYKAKTVIFQTTLFLLAWYSLTTTLFQAVQSDVFLSDCKSFFHDAASFIQTFIGWTIAAGHSAAQISTKIPNAFIAEIIYWLLLILVVGICVAGTGILVILIEIKVIELYKKNCWDFITLLMILTSAAVIIYFGESIKKTLSVNLLLLFVLSQGVYVGLRCYLKNQLNTKLY from the coding sequence TTGCAGATCGAGAAAGAGAAGCTGCGAAGCGCAAACGTCACGATAGGGGAATGTCAAGATAAAATACGATGCTTAACACAACAACGGGATTATGCCCGGACACATCAGAAAATCGTAGAGATACCGGTAGAAAAGCCGGTACTCTATGAAAAATGTGAAGCCTGTGACCGGACAGCCTATCAGAATGAAAAAGCGAAATACGAAACACAAAAAGAGCGACTTGCAGGACAGTATAAAGCAAAAACGGTAATATTCCAAACAACCTTGTTCCTTCTTGCATGGTATTCGCTGACAACCACTCTTTTTCAGGCAGTACAGTCAGATGTGTTCCTTTCCGATTGTAAATCATTCTTCCATGATGCAGCGTCATTCATACAAACTTTTATCGGATGGACGATTGCTGCCGGACATTCTGCGGCACAGATTAGTACCAAAATTCCAAATGCGTTTATAGCCGAAATCATATATTGGTTATTGCTGATATTGGTTGTCGGAATATGCGTAGCAGGAACAGGGATACTGGTGATACTGATAGAAATAAAGGTTATAGAATTATATAAGAAAAACTGTTGGGATTTTATTACTCTACTGATGATACTGACAAGTGCTGCTGTCATCATTTATTTTGGAGAATCCATCAAAAAAACACTGTCAGTAAATCTTCTATTGCTTTTTGTACTTTCGCAAGGAGTATATGTTGGACTTAGATGTTATTTGAAAAATCAGTTAAATACCAAGCTATATTGA